GCACCGGAAACGGCAGAAGCAGCTTTCCCGCATAGTGCCGGATAACCCGGAATGCCAGCTTTTCCTGATAGGTGCGGCTAAGCTCCCTTCCGGAATTTTCCCGTACCGTATCCGGCAGCTCGACCGACGCGTAACAGAATTTCTTCAGCGCCGCTATCAGCTCCGCCCGTTCCCCGGTATAGCATATGCTGGCGTCCGCCGTTCTTTCATATACCTTCGCCTGCGTAACACCCTGCAGATTGTTCAGATAATACAGAAGCGTGTCCGCCTCCAGGCAGCTCATATGCTTCTGCTTCATGTGCACGCGGATTCTCCCCGGAATTTCATGTTTAATTACAAAGTTCACTTATGCCCCTTCTTCCTGGCTCTCTTCCGGACTCTCTTCTCCGCTTACCTCTGCGGCTTCCTCCTCAGCAGCGCGCTGCTCATTGATCTGCTTTGCCTCCGCAAGAATATCCTCCGCATTTTCCTGTACAGTCGCCGCAGTCTTCATAACGCTTTCCTTCATGCGCAGTACCGCCGCCGTGCAGTTTGTGTAACATTTTTTCGCGTCACGCCCGGAGAGCAGCTTGATACCTGCTGTTCCAAACAAAACGCCGCCTGCAAATAATCCAAGATTTTTTAATTTGTTGTCCATTTTTATTTCCTCCCTACTTAATTCTTTATTTGTGTTTTTTTCCGGTGTAGAATAGCATTACGAGGCACACAACCATCGCCCATGCCCAGAACCTGTGCTGCTTCATGGAAATCACCTCCCCTTCCGGCAGTTCTGTTACCATTCCGGCAGATCTGGCATCCACACTTTCTGCTTTGCCTGTCCGCATACAGTTAGAAGTCTCTAACGTTTACTAGTATACGCTATTTTTTCCCATAACGCAACACCGGCAGAATAATTTCCGCCGGTGTCCCGATTTCCGTGTAACAGTTCAGCCAGGCTGCCCTGTTACATTTCCGTTTTACTTTACCGCCTCAAAGGCTGCGTCCAGCGCGGCAATCAGATCCTCCGCTTTTTCTATGCCGACAGAGAGCCGGATGGTGTTCGGGCGGATTCCCTGGTCCAGCAGTTCCTCCTCTGTGCACTGGCTGTGGGTAGTGGTTGCCGGATGAATCACGAGCGACTTCACATCTGCCACATTTGCCAGCAGCGAGAAAATCGCCAGATTATCAATGAATTTCTGCGCCGTCTTTGCATCCCCTTTAATCTCAAAGGTGAAAATCGAACCGCCGCCGTCCGGCAGATATTTTTTATAAAGCGCGTGGCTCGGCTCGCTCTCTATGGACGGATGATGCACCGCCTCCACCTGCGGATGCTTTGCAAGATAGTCTACGATTTTCAGCGCATTGCTGACATGACGCTCCACTCTGAGCGAAAGCGTTTCCAGTCCCTGCAGGAAGATAAATGCGTGGAACGGGGAGAGCGTGGCTCCCGTATCGCGCAGAAGGACCGCGCGGATGTAGG
This is a stretch of genomic DNA from Marvinbryantia formatexigens DSM 14469. It encodes these proteins:
- a CDS encoding DUF6110 family protein, with protein sequence MDNKLKNLGLFAGGVLFGTAGIKLLSGRDAKKCYTNCTAAVLRMKESVMKTAATVQENAEDILAEAKQINEQRAAEEEAAEVSGEESPEESQEEGA